Proteins encoded in a region of the Phacochoerus africanus isolate WHEZ1 chromosome 8, ROS_Pafr_v1, whole genome shotgun sequence genome:
- the DDI2 gene encoding protein DDI1 homolog 2 isoform X6, translating into MSSLPTSDGFNHQAHPSGQRPEIGSPPSLAHSVSASVCPFKPSDPDSIEPKAVKAVKALKASAEFQITFERKEQLPLQDPSDCASSADNAPANQSPAMPLQNSLEEAIVADNLEKSAEGSTQGLKSHLHTRQEASLSVTTTRMQEPQRLIGEKGWHPEYQDPSQVNGLQQHEEPRNEQHEVVQQNAPHDPEHLCNTGDLELPGERQQNQPKSVGLETAVRGDRPQQDVDLPGTEKNILPYGCFGCSSSETLMEIDTVEQSLVAVLNSAGGQNTSVRNISASDLTVDNPLMEVETSKCNPSSEFLSNPTSTQNLQLPESSVEMSGTNKEYGNHPSSLSLCGSCQPSVESAEESCSSITAALKELHELLVISSKPALENTSEEVTCRSEIVTEGQTDVKDLSERWTQSEHLTAAQNEQCSQVSFHQATSVSVKTEELTDTSIDAGTEDVENITSSGPGDGLLVDKENVPRSRESVNESSLVTLDSAKTSNQPHCTSGVEISPGLLAGEEGALNQTSEHTESLSSSFILVKDLGQGTQNPVTNRPETRENVCPEAAGLRQEFEPPTSHPSSSPSFLAPLIFPAADIDRILRAGFTLQEALGALHRVGGNADLALLVLLAKNIIVPT; encoded by the coding sequence ATGTCATCATTACCAACTTCAGATGGCTTTAACCATCAAGCCCATCCTTCAGGACAGAGACCTGAGATTGGTAGTCCTCCAAGTCTTGCTCACTCTGTCTCTGCCTCAGTCTGCCCTTTCAAGCCCAGTGACCCAGACAGCATTGAACCTAAAGCTGTGAAGGCTGTGAAGGCTTTGAAGGCTTCAGCTGAATTCCAGATAACCTTTGAAAGGAAAGAACAGCTTCCTCTCCAGGATCCTTCTGATTGTGCTTCTTCAGCAGACAATGCTCCAGCAAACCAGAGTCCAGCTATGCCTTTGCAGAATTCCCTCGAAGAAGCCATTGTTGCAGATAATCTAGAGAAATCTGCTGAAGGAAGCACCCAAGGCCTCAAATCTCATCTCCACACAAGACAGGAAGCTAGTTTATCTGTCACAACTACTAGGATGCAAGAGCCACAGAGGCTTATAGGTGAAAAGGGTTGGCATCCCGAATATCAGGACCCAAGTCAAGTGAATGGCCTTCAGCAGCACGAAGAACCAAGGAATGAACAGCATGAGGTTGTACAGCAGAACGCTCCGCATGACCCAGAACATCTGTGTAACACAGGGGACTTGGAACTTCCTGGAGAAAGGCAACAGAATCAACCAAAAAGTGTTGGTTTGGAAACTGCAGTGAGAGGAGACAGGCCGCAGCAGGATGTGGACCTTCCTGgtacagagaaaaatattctccCTTACGGATGCTTTGGCTGCTCAAGTTCAGAAACACTTATGGAAATAGATACAGTTGAACAGTCCCTAGTTGCTGTGCTTAATTCAGCAGGCGGTCAGAATACCTCTGTCAGGAACATCAGTGCATCTGATCTCACCGTAGATAATCCCTTAATGGAAGTAGAAACATCAAAATGTAACCCTTCCTCTGAATTTTTGAGTAATCCCACTTCCACTCAGAATTTACAGCTTCCAGAAAGTAGTGTTGAAATGTCTGGAACAAATAAAGAATATGGGAATCACCCCTCCTCTTTAAGTCTCTGTGGCAGTTGTCAGCCCTCTGTAGAGTCAGCAGAGGAATCTTGCTCATCTATAACGGCAGCCTTGAAGGAACTTCATGAGCTTTTGGTCATTAGTAGTAAACCAGCATTAGAAAATACATCTGAAGAAGTTACCTGTCGGTCAGAGATAGTAACTGAGGGCCAAACAGATGTTAAGGACCTTTCTGAAAGATGGACCCAAAGTGAGCATCTTACAGCTGCTCAGAATGAGCAGTGTTCACAAGTCTCCTTCCATCAGGCCACATCTGTATCAGTGAAGACAGAAGAATTAACAGACACTTCAATTGATGCTGGAACAGAAGATGTAGAAAATATTACCTCCAGCGGTCCAGGTGATGGCCTGTTAGTGGATAAGGAAAATGTCCCCAGGTCTAGGGAATCAGTAAACGAGAGCAGTTTAGTCACTCTAGACTCAGCTAAAACGTCTAATCAACCACACTGCACCTCAGGTGTAGAAATTTCACCTGGACTTTTAGCAGGTGAGGAGGGTGCACTCAACCAGACTTCTGAGCACACGGAGTCCTTGTCATCCAGCTTCATACTGGTTAAAGATTTGGGTCAGGGCACACAGAATCCAGTGACAAACAGGCCTGAGACCAGAGAAAATGTCTGTCCTGAAGCTGCAGGGCTACGTCAAGAATTTGAACCACCTACCAGCCATCCATCATCAAGTCCTTCCTTTCTTGCACCGTTAATTTTTCCTGCTGCAGACATTGACCGGATTCTTCGGGCCGGCTTTACCTTGCAGGAAGCTCTCGGGGCTTTGCATCGAGTTGGTGGAAATGCAGACCTTGCACTTCTTGTTTTGCTAGCAAAGAACATTATAGTTCCTACATAA